Proteins from a genomic interval of Rosa chinensis cultivar Old Blush chromosome 2, RchiOBHm-V2, whole genome shotgun sequence:
- the LOC112187975 gene encoding uncharacterized protein LOC112187975, which yields MQRQLLNKLSWRAVNGFAQFTQRRAMHDRNKKAMELIAKGWSALKEVDRVIDYCELNDRRLIPLLRAAKDNFELALETDNSNTHARYWLSRLHLKYHVPGACKAIGAALLVEAANMGDADAQYELACRLRVENEYVQSDQQAFHYLEKAVDQLHPGALYLLGAVYLTGDCVQKDVASALWCFHRASEKGHAGAAIAYGSLLLQGVEVPESVMNLTSKRGSLARKARKNAESLVRDQAGMARERFQIAAKAGCDLGLKWLERLDEEEKHLLTENEMVENALGGKVC from the exons ATGCAGCGGCAGCTCTTGAACAAGCTCAGCTGGAGAGCCGTCAATGGATTTGCTCAGTTCACTCAAAGG AGAGCGATGCACGATAGGAACAA GAAGGCAATGGAGTTAATAGCCAAAGGGTGGAGCGCTCTGAAGGAAGTTGATAGAGTCATTGATTACTGCGAGCTCAATGATCGCCGCCTCATTCCTTTATTAAGG GCAGCAAAAGATAATTTTGAGTTGGCTCTAGAGACTGACAACTCAAATACCCATGCCAGGTATTGGTTGTCCAGATTGCATTTGAAATACCATGTCCCAGGGGCGTGCAAAGCTAT AGGAGCTGCTTTGTTAGTTGAAGCGGCAAATATGGGTGATGCAGATGCACAATATGAACTTGCTTGTCGTCTTAGAGTTGAG AATGAATATGTCCAATCGGATCAACAAGCTTTCCATTATCTGGAGAAGGCAGTTGACCAG TTGCATCCTGGTGCTCTTTACCTTCTGGGTGCTGTGTATCTGACCGGAGACTGTGTACAGAAAGATGTTGCATCCGCCTTATGGTGTTTCCATAGGGCATCAGAGAAG GGACATGCTGGTGCCGCTATAGCATATgggtctcttcttcttcaag GTGTTGAAGTCCCAGAATCTGTGATGAACTTGACTTCAAAAAGGGGTTCTTTAGCCAGAAAGGCAAGAAAGAATGCAGAAAGCCTTGTAAGAGACCAGGCAGGAATGGCAAGAGAGCGGTTTCAGATCGCTGCAAAAGCAGGATGTGATCTTGGACTGAAATGGTTGGAAAGACTTGACGAGGAAGAGAAGCATCTATTGACCGAAAATGAAATGGTAGAAAATGCCCTAGGAGGAAAGGTGTGTTAA